The following coding sequences are from one Dermacentor silvarum isolate Dsil-2018 chromosome 4, BIME_Dsil_1.4, whole genome shotgun sequence window:
- the LOC119450529 gene encoding YTH domain-containing family protein 2 isoform X7, which translates to MQRMKSQGNPVSNGPKDMVKDEEFDSWRNQNQQPQPAAQQQTTYQPHLSTSNLGEPYIPSYYASMSFPYLNQGLGDGAWSNGGDPVGFFGSYGGQMGAGGEQPPQHYVDGGAGMFSQNSFAGYGQGFGFFPGSGGDYSTWGTAASSGQPAAAAAAASKGYPEEYYRGDYDPGMDRGLKHLEQGLRSLALGGDKDFAGSKEPYGKDPKKLGGSDKKLSWASVASQPAKPKAVKSKSPLLPAAAPSKHPMDIGTWEGKNGAKPRGSAAPWASQAPPPPENSYTHPVLEKLRLENNYNPKDFDLEPKGARFFIIKSYSEDDIHRSIKYSIWCSTEHGNKRLDAAYRDAQGPVLLFFSVNGSGHFCGMAEMVSPVDYTASSSVWAQDKWKGQFRVRWVYVKDVPNSQLRHIRLENNENKPVTNSRDTQEVPPEKGRQVLKILHGFRHTTSIFDDFLHYEKRQEEDEQREFPSVPAGGPAEPGLLPNLDHLKAAEAMKDNKQMPMPTSNHHMQSRYHHQQAW; encoded by the exons ATGCAACGCATGAAAAGCCAAGGAAATCCAG TGAGCAACGGCCCAAAGGACATGGTCAAGGATGAAGAGTTTGACTCATGGCGCAACCAGAACCAGCAGCCCCAGCCAGCTGCGCAGCAGCAGACAACTTACCAGCCGCACCTGTCGACATCGAACCTGGGCGAGCCGTACATACCGAGCTACTATGCGTCCATGTCATTTCCTTACTTGAACCAGGGCCTTGGTGACGGCGCTTGGAGCAATGGTGGTGACCCTGTTGGCTTCTTTGGCTCCTACGGGGGTCAGATGGGTGCAGGCGGCGAACAACCACCGCAGCATTATGTTGACGGCGGTGCTGGAATGTTCAGTCAGAACAGCTTTGCGGGATATGGCCAGGGCTTCGGCTTCTTCCCAGGCAGTGGTGGTGACTACTCGACATGGGGAACAGCGGCGAGTTCTGGGCAgccagcggcagcggcggcggccgcgaGCAAGGGTTACCCCGAGGAGTACTATCGTGGGGACTACGACCCGGGAATGGACCGAGGGCTCAAGCATCTTGAGCAAGGCTTGAGGTCCCTGGCATTGGGTGGTGACAAGGACTTTGCTGGATCCAAGGAGCCTTATGGCAAGGATCCGAAAAAGCTGGGGGGTAGTGACAAGAAGCTGTCGTGGGCCTCGGTAGCGAGTCAGCCGGCCAAACCAAAGGCAGTGAAAAGCAAGAGCCCCCTTCTGCCTGCAGCCGCGCCCAGCAAGCACCCAATGGACATTGGCACTTGGGAGGGAAAGAATGGTGCGAAGCCACGGGGCAGTGCTGCGCCGTGGGCGAGCCAGGCGCCGCCGCCTCCCGAGAACAGCTACACGCACCCTGTGCTGGAAAAGTTGCGACTTGAAAACAACTACAACCCCAAGGACTTTGATCTGGAGCCGAAAGGGGCGCGCTTCTTCATCATCAAGAGCTACTCGGAGGATGACATCCACCGATCCATCAAGTACTCCATCTGGTGCTCGACAGAGCATGGTAACAAGCGGCTGGACGCTGCTTACCGTGACGCGCAAGGCCCTGTGCTGCTCTTCTTTAGCGTCAATGGGTCGGGCCACTTTTGTGGCATGGCCGAGATGGTGTCGCCTGTGGACTACACGGCCTCTTCATCGGTATGGGCGCAGGACAAGTGGAAGGGGCAGTTTCGTGTGCGCTGGGTGTACGTCAAGGACGTGCCCAACTCTCAGCTTCGCCACATACGGCTTGAAAACAACGAGAACAAGCCTGTGACCAACTCGCGGGACACCCAGGAGGTGCCTCCAGAAAAGGGCCGCCAGGTGCTCAAAATCCTGCACGGCTTTCGGCACACCACGTCCATCTTTGACGATTTCCTCCATTACGAAAAGCGTCAGGAGGAGGACGAACAGCGAGAGTTTCCCTCGGTTCCTGCGGGTGGACCAG CAGAGCCAGGATTGCTGCCCAATCTTGACCACTTAAAAGCTGCAGAAGCAATGAAGGACAACAAG CAGATGCCCATGCCAACAAGCAACCACCACATGCAGTCGAGGTACCACCACCAGCAGGCGTG gtga
- the LOC119450529 gene encoding YTH domain-containing family protein 1 isoform X6 translates to MQRMKSQGNPAVSNGPKDMVKDEEFDSWRNQNQQPQPAAQQQTTYQPHLSTSNLGEPYIPSYYASMSFPYLNQGLGDGAWSNGGDPVGFFGSYGGQMGAGGEQPPQHYVDGGAGMFSQNSFAGYGQGFGFFPGSGGDYSTWGTAASSGQPAAAAAAASKGYPEEYYRGDYDPGMDRGLKHLEQGLRSLALGGDKDFAGSKEPYGKDPKKLGGSDKKLSWASVASQPAKPKAVKSKSPLLPAAAPSKHPMDIGTWEGKNGAKPRGSAAPWASQAPPPPENSYTHPVLEKLRLENNYNPKDFDLEPKGARFFIIKSYSEDDIHRSIKYSIWCSTEHGNKRLDAAYRDAQGPVLLFFSVNGSGHFCGMAEMVSPVDYTASSSVWAQDKWKGQFRVRWVYVKDVPNSQLRHIRLENNENKPVTNSRDTQEVPPEKGRQVLKILHGFRHTTSIFDDFLHYEKRQEEDEQREFPSVPAGGPAEPGLLPNLDHLKAAEAMKDNKQMPMPTSNHHMQSRYHHQQAW, encoded by the exons ATGCAACGCATGAAAAGCCAAGGAAATCCAG CAGTGAGCAACGGCCCAAAGGACATGGTCAAGGATGAAGAGTTTGACTCATGGCGCAACCAGAACCAGCAGCCCCAGCCAGCTGCGCAGCAGCAGACAACTTACCAGCCGCACCTGTCGACATCGAACCTGGGCGAGCCGTACATACCGAGCTACTATGCGTCCATGTCATTTCCTTACTTGAACCAGGGCCTTGGTGACGGCGCTTGGAGCAATGGTGGTGACCCTGTTGGCTTCTTTGGCTCCTACGGGGGTCAGATGGGTGCAGGCGGCGAACAACCACCGCAGCATTATGTTGACGGCGGTGCTGGAATGTTCAGTCAGAACAGCTTTGCGGGATATGGCCAGGGCTTCGGCTTCTTCCCAGGCAGTGGTGGTGACTACTCGACATGGGGAACAGCGGCGAGTTCTGGGCAgccagcggcagcggcggcggccgcgaGCAAGGGTTACCCCGAGGAGTACTATCGTGGGGACTACGACCCGGGAATGGACCGAGGGCTCAAGCATCTTGAGCAAGGCTTGAGGTCCCTGGCATTGGGTGGTGACAAGGACTTTGCTGGATCCAAGGAGCCTTATGGCAAGGATCCGAAAAAGCTGGGGGGTAGTGACAAGAAGCTGTCGTGGGCCTCGGTAGCGAGTCAGCCGGCCAAACCAAAGGCAGTGAAAAGCAAGAGCCCCCTTCTGCCTGCAGCCGCGCCCAGCAAGCACCCAATGGACATTGGCACTTGGGAGGGAAAGAATGGTGCGAAGCCACGGGGCAGTGCTGCGCCGTGGGCGAGCCAGGCGCCGCCGCCTCCCGAGAACAGCTACACGCACCCTGTGCTGGAAAAGTTGCGACTTGAAAACAACTACAACCCCAAGGACTTTGATCTGGAGCCGAAAGGGGCGCGCTTCTTCATCATCAAGAGCTACTCGGAGGATGACATCCACCGATCCATCAAGTACTCCATCTGGTGCTCGACAGAGCATGGTAACAAGCGGCTGGACGCTGCTTACCGTGACGCGCAAGGCCCTGTGCTGCTCTTCTTTAGCGTCAATGGGTCGGGCCACTTTTGTGGCATGGCCGAGATGGTGTCGCCTGTGGACTACACGGCCTCTTCATCGGTATGGGCGCAGGACAAGTGGAAGGGGCAGTTTCGTGTGCGCTGGGTGTACGTCAAGGACGTGCCCAACTCTCAGCTTCGCCACATACGGCTTGAAAACAACGAGAACAAGCCTGTGACCAACTCGCGGGACACCCAGGAGGTGCCTCCAGAAAAGGGCCGCCAGGTGCTCAAAATCCTGCACGGCTTTCGGCACACCACGTCCATCTTTGACGATTTCCTCCATTACGAAAAGCGTCAGGAGGAGGACGAACAGCGAGAGTTTCCCTCGGTTCCTGCGGGTGGACCAG CAGAGCCAGGATTGCTGCCCAATCTTGACCACTTAAAAGCTGCAGAAGCAATGAAGGACAACAAG CAGATGCCCATGCCAACAAGCAACCACCACATGCAGTCGAGGTACCACCACCAGCAGGCGTG gtga
- the LOC119450529 gene encoding YTH domain-containing family protein 1 isoform X8, with protein MSNGPKDMVKDEEFDSWRNQNQQPQPAAQQQTTYQPHLSTSNLGEPYIPSYYASMSFPYLNQGLGDGAWSNGGDPVGFFGSYGGQMGAGGEQPPQHYVDGGAGMFSQNSFAGYGQGFGFFPGSGGDYSTWGTAASSGQPAAAAAAASKGYPEEYYRGDYDPGMDRGLKHLEQGLRSLALGGDKDFAGSKEPYGKDPKKLGGSDKKLSWASVASQPAKPKAVKSKSPLLPAAAPSKHPMDIGTWEGKNGAKPRGSAAPWASQAPPPPENSYTHPVLEKLRLENNYNPKDFDLEPKGARFFIIKSYSEDDIHRSIKYSIWCSTEHGNKRLDAAYRDAQGPVLLFFSVNGSGHFCGMAEMVSPVDYTASSSVWAQDKWKGQFRVRWVYVKDVPNSQLRHIRLENNENKPVTNSRDTQEVPPEKGRQVLKILHGFRHTTSIFDDFLHYEKRQEEDEQREFPSVPAGGPAEPGLLPNLDHLKAAEAMKDNKQMPMPTSNHHMQSRYHHQQAW; from the exons A TGAGCAACGGCCCAAAGGACATGGTCAAGGATGAAGAGTTTGACTCATGGCGCAACCAGAACCAGCAGCCCCAGCCAGCTGCGCAGCAGCAGACAACTTACCAGCCGCACCTGTCGACATCGAACCTGGGCGAGCCGTACATACCGAGCTACTATGCGTCCATGTCATTTCCTTACTTGAACCAGGGCCTTGGTGACGGCGCTTGGAGCAATGGTGGTGACCCTGTTGGCTTCTTTGGCTCCTACGGGGGTCAGATGGGTGCAGGCGGCGAACAACCACCGCAGCATTATGTTGACGGCGGTGCTGGAATGTTCAGTCAGAACAGCTTTGCGGGATATGGCCAGGGCTTCGGCTTCTTCCCAGGCAGTGGTGGTGACTACTCGACATGGGGAACAGCGGCGAGTTCTGGGCAgccagcggcagcggcggcggccgcgaGCAAGGGTTACCCCGAGGAGTACTATCGTGGGGACTACGACCCGGGAATGGACCGAGGGCTCAAGCATCTTGAGCAAGGCTTGAGGTCCCTGGCATTGGGTGGTGACAAGGACTTTGCTGGATCCAAGGAGCCTTATGGCAAGGATCCGAAAAAGCTGGGGGGTAGTGACAAGAAGCTGTCGTGGGCCTCGGTAGCGAGTCAGCCGGCCAAACCAAAGGCAGTGAAAAGCAAGAGCCCCCTTCTGCCTGCAGCCGCGCCCAGCAAGCACCCAATGGACATTGGCACTTGGGAGGGAAAGAATGGTGCGAAGCCACGGGGCAGTGCTGCGCCGTGGGCGAGCCAGGCGCCGCCGCCTCCCGAGAACAGCTACACGCACCCTGTGCTGGAAAAGTTGCGACTTGAAAACAACTACAACCCCAAGGACTTTGATCTGGAGCCGAAAGGGGCGCGCTTCTTCATCATCAAGAGCTACTCGGAGGATGACATCCACCGATCCATCAAGTACTCCATCTGGTGCTCGACAGAGCATGGTAACAAGCGGCTGGACGCTGCTTACCGTGACGCGCAAGGCCCTGTGCTGCTCTTCTTTAGCGTCAATGGGTCGGGCCACTTTTGTGGCATGGCCGAGATGGTGTCGCCTGTGGACTACACGGCCTCTTCATCGGTATGGGCGCAGGACAAGTGGAAGGGGCAGTTTCGTGTGCGCTGGGTGTACGTCAAGGACGTGCCCAACTCTCAGCTTCGCCACATACGGCTTGAAAACAACGAGAACAAGCCTGTGACCAACTCGCGGGACACCCAGGAGGTGCCTCCAGAAAAGGGCCGCCAGGTGCTCAAAATCCTGCACGGCTTTCGGCACACCACGTCCATCTTTGACGATTTCCTCCATTACGAAAAGCGTCAGGAGGAGGACGAACAGCGAGAGTTTCCCTCGGTTCCTGCGGGTGGACCAG CAGAGCCAGGATTGCTGCCCAATCTTGACCACTTAAAAGCTGCAGAAGCAATGAAGGACAACAAG CAGATGCCCATGCCAACAAGCAACCACCACATGCAGTCGAGGTACCACCACCAGCAGGCGTG gtga
- the LOC119450529 gene encoding YTH domain-containing family protein 1 isoform X2, protein MASTCDARRRGVPIVRSLMTAAWQRGPRTLPQSRVSNGPKDMVKDEEFDSWRNQNQQPQPAAQQQTTYQPHLSTSNLGEPYIPSYYASMSFPYLNQGLGDGAWSNGGDPVGFFGSYGGQMGAGGEQPPQHYVDGGAGMFSQNSFAGYGQGFGFFPGSGGDYSTWGTAASSGQPAAAAAAASKGYPEEYYRGDYDPGMDRGLKHLEQGLRSLALGGDKDFAGSKEPYGKDPKKLGGSDKKLSWASVASQPAKPKAVKSKSPLLPAAAPSKHPMDIGTWEGKNGAKPRGSAAPWASQAPPPPENSYTHPVLEKLRLENNYNPKDFDLEPKGARFFIIKSYSEDDIHRSIKYSIWCSTEHGNKRLDAAYRDAQGPVLLFFSVNGSGHFCGMAEMVSPVDYTASSSVWAQDKWKGQFRVRWVYVKDVPNSQLRHIRLENNENKPVTNSRDTQEVPPEKGRQVLKILHGFRHTTSIFDDFLHYEKRQEEDEQREFPSVPAGGPAEPGLLPNLDHLKAAEAMKDNKQMPMPTSNHHMQSRYHHQQAW, encoded by the exons ATGGCGTCGACATGTGATGCACGGCGCCGAGGAGTGCCGATCGTCCGGAGCCTTATGACAGCAGCCTGGCAACGGGGACCGCGGACGTTGCCCCAAAGCCGAG TGAGCAACGGCCCAAAGGACATGGTCAAGGATGAAGAGTTTGACTCATGGCGCAACCAGAACCAGCAGCCCCAGCCAGCTGCGCAGCAGCAGACAACTTACCAGCCGCACCTGTCGACATCGAACCTGGGCGAGCCGTACATACCGAGCTACTATGCGTCCATGTCATTTCCTTACTTGAACCAGGGCCTTGGTGACGGCGCTTGGAGCAATGGTGGTGACCCTGTTGGCTTCTTTGGCTCCTACGGGGGTCAGATGGGTGCAGGCGGCGAACAACCACCGCAGCATTATGTTGACGGCGGTGCTGGAATGTTCAGTCAGAACAGCTTTGCGGGATATGGCCAGGGCTTCGGCTTCTTCCCAGGCAGTGGTGGTGACTACTCGACATGGGGAACAGCGGCGAGTTCTGGGCAgccagcggcagcggcggcggccgcgaGCAAGGGTTACCCCGAGGAGTACTATCGTGGGGACTACGACCCGGGAATGGACCGAGGGCTCAAGCATCTTGAGCAAGGCTTGAGGTCCCTGGCATTGGGTGGTGACAAGGACTTTGCTGGATCCAAGGAGCCTTATGGCAAGGATCCGAAAAAGCTGGGGGGTAGTGACAAGAAGCTGTCGTGGGCCTCGGTAGCGAGTCAGCCGGCCAAACCAAAGGCAGTGAAAAGCAAGAGCCCCCTTCTGCCTGCAGCCGCGCCCAGCAAGCACCCAATGGACATTGGCACTTGGGAGGGAAAGAATGGTGCGAAGCCACGGGGCAGTGCTGCGCCGTGGGCGAGCCAGGCGCCGCCGCCTCCCGAGAACAGCTACACGCACCCTGTGCTGGAAAAGTTGCGACTTGAAAACAACTACAACCCCAAGGACTTTGATCTGGAGCCGAAAGGGGCGCGCTTCTTCATCATCAAGAGCTACTCGGAGGATGACATCCACCGATCCATCAAGTACTCCATCTGGTGCTCGACAGAGCATGGTAACAAGCGGCTGGACGCTGCTTACCGTGACGCGCAAGGCCCTGTGCTGCTCTTCTTTAGCGTCAATGGGTCGGGCCACTTTTGTGGCATGGCCGAGATGGTGTCGCCTGTGGACTACACGGCCTCTTCATCGGTATGGGCGCAGGACAAGTGGAAGGGGCAGTTTCGTGTGCGCTGGGTGTACGTCAAGGACGTGCCCAACTCTCAGCTTCGCCACATACGGCTTGAAAACAACGAGAACAAGCCTGTGACCAACTCGCGGGACACCCAGGAGGTGCCTCCAGAAAAGGGCCGCCAGGTGCTCAAAATCCTGCACGGCTTTCGGCACACCACGTCCATCTTTGACGATTTCCTCCATTACGAAAAGCGTCAGGAGGAGGACGAACAGCGAGAGTTTCCCTCGGTTCCTGCGGGTGGACCAG CAGAGCCAGGATTGCTGCCCAATCTTGACCACTTAAAAGCTGCAGAAGCAATGAAGGACAACAAG CAGATGCCCATGCCAACAAGCAACCACCACATGCAGTCGAGGTACCACCACCAGCAGGCGTG gtga
- the LOC119450529 gene encoding YTH domain-containing family protein 1 isoform X3 has protein sequence MASTCDARRRGVPIVRSLMTAAWQRGPRTLPQSRAVSNGPKDMVKDEEFDSWRNQNQQPQPAAQQQTTYQPHLSTSNLGEPYIPSYYASMSFPYLNQGLGDGAWSNGGDPVGFFGSYGGQMGAGGEQPPQHYVDGGAGMFSQNSFAGYGQGFGFFPGSGGDYSTWGTAASSGQPAAAAAAASKGYPEEYYRGDYDPGMDRGLKHLEQGLRSLALGGDKDFAGSKEPYGKDPKKLGGSDKKLSWASVASQPAKPKAVKSKSPLLPAAAPSKHPMDIGTWEGKNGAKPRGSAAPWASQAPPPPENSYTHPVLEKLRLENNYNPKDFDLEPKGARFFIIKSYSEDDIHRSIKYSIWCSTEHGNKRLDAAYRDAQGPVLLFFSVNGSGHFCGMAEMVSPVDYTASSSVWAQDKWKGQFRVRWVYVKDVPNSQLRHIRLENNENKPVTNSRDTQEVPPEKGRQVLKILHGFRHTTSIFDDFLHYEKRQEEDEQREFPSVPAGGPEPGLLPNLDHLKAAEAMKDNKQMPMPTSNHHMQSRYHHQQAW, from the exons ATGGCGTCGACATGTGATGCACGGCGCCGAGGAGTGCCGATCGTCCGGAGCCTTATGACAGCAGCCTGGCAACGGGGACCGCGGACGTTGCCCCAAAGCCGAG CAGTGAGCAACGGCCCAAAGGACATGGTCAAGGATGAAGAGTTTGACTCATGGCGCAACCAGAACCAGCAGCCCCAGCCAGCTGCGCAGCAGCAGACAACTTACCAGCCGCACCTGTCGACATCGAACCTGGGCGAGCCGTACATACCGAGCTACTATGCGTCCATGTCATTTCCTTACTTGAACCAGGGCCTTGGTGACGGCGCTTGGAGCAATGGTGGTGACCCTGTTGGCTTCTTTGGCTCCTACGGGGGTCAGATGGGTGCAGGCGGCGAACAACCACCGCAGCATTATGTTGACGGCGGTGCTGGAATGTTCAGTCAGAACAGCTTTGCGGGATATGGCCAGGGCTTCGGCTTCTTCCCAGGCAGTGGTGGTGACTACTCGACATGGGGAACAGCGGCGAGTTCTGGGCAgccagcggcagcggcggcggccgcgaGCAAGGGTTACCCCGAGGAGTACTATCGTGGGGACTACGACCCGGGAATGGACCGAGGGCTCAAGCATCTTGAGCAAGGCTTGAGGTCCCTGGCATTGGGTGGTGACAAGGACTTTGCTGGATCCAAGGAGCCTTATGGCAAGGATCCGAAAAAGCTGGGGGGTAGTGACAAGAAGCTGTCGTGGGCCTCGGTAGCGAGTCAGCCGGCCAAACCAAAGGCAGTGAAAAGCAAGAGCCCCCTTCTGCCTGCAGCCGCGCCCAGCAAGCACCCAATGGACATTGGCACTTGGGAGGGAAAGAATGGTGCGAAGCCACGGGGCAGTGCTGCGCCGTGGGCGAGCCAGGCGCCGCCGCCTCCCGAGAACAGCTACACGCACCCTGTGCTGGAAAAGTTGCGACTTGAAAACAACTACAACCCCAAGGACTTTGATCTGGAGCCGAAAGGGGCGCGCTTCTTCATCATCAAGAGCTACTCGGAGGATGACATCCACCGATCCATCAAGTACTCCATCTGGTGCTCGACAGAGCATGGTAACAAGCGGCTGGACGCTGCTTACCGTGACGCGCAAGGCCCTGTGCTGCTCTTCTTTAGCGTCAATGGGTCGGGCCACTTTTGTGGCATGGCCGAGATGGTGTCGCCTGTGGACTACACGGCCTCTTCATCGGTATGGGCGCAGGACAAGTGGAAGGGGCAGTTTCGTGTGCGCTGGGTGTACGTCAAGGACGTGCCCAACTCTCAGCTTCGCCACATACGGCTTGAAAACAACGAGAACAAGCCTGTGACCAACTCGCGGGACACCCAGGAGGTGCCTCCAGAAAAGGGCCGCCAGGTGCTCAAAATCCTGCACGGCTTTCGGCACACCACGTCCATCTTTGACGATTTCCTCCATTACGAAAAGCGTCAGGAGGAGGACGAACAGCGAGAGTTTCCCTCGGTTCCTGCGGGTGGACCAG AGCCAGGATTGCTGCCCAATCTTGACCACTTAAAAGCTGCAGAAGCAATGAAGGACAACAAG CAGATGCCCATGCCAACAAGCAACCACCACATGCAGTCGAGGTACCACCACCAGCAGGCGTG gtga
- the LOC119450529 gene encoding YTH domain-containing family protein 1 isoform X1 has product MASTCDARRRGVPIVRSLMTAAWQRGPRTLPQSRAVSNGPKDMVKDEEFDSWRNQNQQPQPAAQQQTTYQPHLSTSNLGEPYIPSYYASMSFPYLNQGLGDGAWSNGGDPVGFFGSYGGQMGAGGEQPPQHYVDGGAGMFSQNSFAGYGQGFGFFPGSGGDYSTWGTAASSGQPAAAAAAASKGYPEEYYRGDYDPGMDRGLKHLEQGLRSLALGGDKDFAGSKEPYGKDPKKLGGSDKKLSWASVASQPAKPKAVKSKSPLLPAAAPSKHPMDIGTWEGKNGAKPRGSAAPWASQAPPPPENSYTHPVLEKLRLENNYNPKDFDLEPKGARFFIIKSYSEDDIHRSIKYSIWCSTEHGNKRLDAAYRDAQGPVLLFFSVNGSGHFCGMAEMVSPVDYTASSSVWAQDKWKGQFRVRWVYVKDVPNSQLRHIRLENNENKPVTNSRDTQEVPPEKGRQVLKILHGFRHTTSIFDDFLHYEKRQEEDEQREFPSVPAGGPAEPGLLPNLDHLKAAEAMKDNKQMPMPTSNHHMQSRYHHQQAW; this is encoded by the exons ATGGCGTCGACATGTGATGCACGGCGCCGAGGAGTGCCGATCGTCCGGAGCCTTATGACAGCAGCCTGGCAACGGGGACCGCGGACGTTGCCCCAAAGCCGAG CAGTGAGCAACGGCCCAAAGGACATGGTCAAGGATGAAGAGTTTGACTCATGGCGCAACCAGAACCAGCAGCCCCAGCCAGCTGCGCAGCAGCAGACAACTTACCAGCCGCACCTGTCGACATCGAACCTGGGCGAGCCGTACATACCGAGCTACTATGCGTCCATGTCATTTCCTTACTTGAACCAGGGCCTTGGTGACGGCGCTTGGAGCAATGGTGGTGACCCTGTTGGCTTCTTTGGCTCCTACGGGGGTCAGATGGGTGCAGGCGGCGAACAACCACCGCAGCATTATGTTGACGGCGGTGCTGGAATGTTCAGTCAGAACAGCTTTGCGGGATATGGCCAGGGCTTCGGCTTCTTCCCAGGCAGTGGTGGTGACTACTCGACATGGGGAACAGCGGCGAGTTCTGGGCAgccagcggcagcggcggcggccgcgaGCAAGGGTTACCCCGAGGAGTACTATCGTGGGGACTACGACCCGGGAATGGACCGAGGGCTCAAGCATCTTGAGCAAGGCTTGAGGTCCCTGGCATTGGGTGGTGACAAGGACTTTGCTGGATCCAAGGAGCCTTATGGCAAGGATCCGAAAAAGCTGGGGGGTAGTGACAAGAAGCTGTCGTGGGCCTCGGTAGCGAGTCAGCCGGCCAAACCAAAGGCAGTGAAAAGCAAGAGCCCCCTTCTGCCTGCAGCCGCGCCCAGCAAGCACCCAATGGACATTGGCACTTGGGAGGGAAAGAATGGTGCGAAGCCACGGGGCAGTGCTGCGCCGTGGGCGAGCCAGGCGCCGCCGCCTCCCGAGAACAGCTACACGCACCCTGTGCTGGAAAAGTTGCGACTTGAAAACAACTACAACCCCAAGGACTTTGATCTGGAGCCGAAAGGGGCGCGCTTCTTCATCATCAAGAGCTACTCGGAGGATGACATCCACCGATCCATCAAGTACTCCATCTGGTGCTCGACAGAGCATGGTAACAAGCGGCTGGACGCTGCTTACCGTGACGCGCAAGGCCCTGTGCTGCTCTTCTTTAGCGTCAATGGGTCGGGCCACTTTTGTGGCATGGCCGAGATGGTGTCGCCTGTGGACTACACGGCCTCTTCATCGGTATGGGCGCAGGACAAGTGGAAGGGGCAGTTTCGTGTGCGCTGGGTGTACGTCAAGGACGTGCCCAACTCTCAGCTTCGCCACATACGGCTTGAAAACAACGAGAACAAGCCTGTGACCAACTCGCGGGACACCCAGGAGGTGCCTCCAGAAAAGGGCCGCCAGGTGCTCAAAATCCTGCACGGCTTTCGGCACACCACGTCCATCTTTGACGATTTCCTCCATTACGAAAAGCGTCAGGAGGAGGACGAACAGCGAGAGTTTCCCTCGGTTCCTGCGGGTGGACCAG CAGAGCCAGGATTGCTGCCCAATCTTGACCACTTAAAAGCTGCAGAAGCAATGAAGGACAACAAG CAGATGCCCATGCCAACAAGCAACCACCACATGCAGTCGAGGTACCACCACCAGCAGGCGTG gtga